A single Arcobacter sp. FWKO B DNA region contains:
- a CDS encoding F0F1 ATP synthase subunit delta: protein MVDLIVKRYAKALVDGKNEAELEAKIKELSSISGAFGSDKFLSIVNSVEVSNDKKVELILSFLENGSKDTINLIKLLGENRRLNIIPALLEEVRKELFVMKNSYEGTIYAKEQLDSTYVTSLEQEFGKKFDIKLKLNQKVCDYDGIKVDIEGLGVEIGFSKDRLKSQMINHILKAV, encoded by the coding sequence ATGGTTGATTTAATTGTAAAAAGATATGCAAAAGCATTAGTTGATGGTAAAAATGAAGCAGAATTAGAAGCAAAGATAAAAGAATTAAGTTCAATATCTGGTGCTTTTGGTAGTGATAAATTTTTATCTATCGTAAACTCTGTTGAAGTTTCAAATGATAAAAAAGTTGAACTTATTTTATCATTTTTAGAAAATGGTAGCAAAGATACTATTAATCTTATTAAACTTTTAGGTGAGAATAGAAGATTAAATATTATTCCAGCATTGTTAGAGGAAGTGAGAAAAGAACTTTTCGTAATGAAAAATAGCTATGAAGGTACAATATATGCAAAAGAGCAACTTGATAGCACTTATGTAACTAGCCTAGAGCAAGAGTTTGGAAAAAAATTTGATATTAAATTAAAATTAAACCAAAAAGTTTGCGATTATGACGGCATAAAAGTAGACATTGAAGGTTTAGGTGTAGAGATTGGATTCTCAAAAGATAGATTAAAATCTCAGATGATTAATCATATTTTAAAAGCTGTTTAG
- a CDS encoding F0F1 ATP synthase subunit B': MLGISPLLLILSAIVFLLTMVRLNSCLFKPLLKHMDDREKAIKDDLANAKNNGADVDGMIAEANSIIAKAKTEANSIRDKAYNDASEIANSKLATAKSQLEDSYTKFTSSLEEEKANLKTTLLAQIPLYKEAVKAKVSSI; the protein is encoded by the coding sequence ATGCTAGGTATAAGCCCTTTATTGCTTATTTTATCAGCTATTGTTTTTTTACTAACAATGGTAAGACTTAATAGTTGTTTATTTAAACCATTACTTAAGCATATGGACGATAGAGAAAAGGCTATCAAAGATGATTTAGCAAATGCTAAAAACAACGGTGCTGATGTAGATGGTATGATTGCTGAGGCAAACTCAATAATTGCTAAAGCTAAAACAGAAGCAAATTCAATAAGAGATAAAGCATATAATGATGCTTCAGAAATTGCTAATTCAAAACTAGCAACTGCAAAATCTCAACTTGAAGATAGTTATACAAAGTTTACTAGCTCTTTAGAAGAAGAAAAAGCTAATTTAAAAACTACATTATTAGCGCAAATACCTTTATATAAAGAGGCTGTTAAAGCTAAAGTTAGTTCAATATAA
- a CDS encoding ParB/RepB/Spo0J family partition protein, with protein sequence MALGRGLSELLGEVETAYEKNSTKRKDNVLELDIDLIKANPNQPRKIFDEEKLSELSESIKTHGILQPVVVMQNDEDSYTLIAGERRLRASKLAGFDKIKAIIVNIDENKLRELALIENIQRDDLNVIELAYAYAQLINEHKLTHEELSAKVSKSRVSITNTLRLLTLSVHVQQLLSNDKLTAGHAKVLIGLDKDTQNLVADSIIGQKLTVRETEKLVSELKNPPKKENKEKKEFNFNLQPLNDLAISLKKDKIKVKIDKNFIKIEFANQEQIEQISKYFQKS encoded by the coding sequence ATGGCACTTGGTCGAGGACTTAGTGAATTACTTGGTGAAGTAGAAACTGCATATGAAAAAAATTCAACCAAAAGAAAAGATAATGTACTTGAACTAGATATTGATTTAATAAAAGCAAATCCAAATCAACCTAGAAAAATTTTTGATGAAGAAAAATTATCAGAACTTAGTGAATCTATAAAAACACATGGGATATTACAGCCTGTAGTCGTAATGCAAAATGATGAAGATAGTTACACATTAATAGCTGGAGAGAGAAGACTAAGAGCTTCTAAACTTGCTGGTTTTGATAAAATTAAAGCAATAATTGTAAATATAGATGAAAATAAGCTCAGAGAACTTGCATTAATTGAAAATATTCAAAGAGATGACTTAAATGTTATAGAACTTGCATATGCTTATGCACAGCTAATTAATGAACACAAGCTAACTCATGAAGAGTTATCGGCAAAAGTATCTAAAAGTAGAGTGTCAATTACAAATACATTAAGGCTTCTTACTTTAAGTGTACATGTACAACAACTTTTAAGTAATGATAAGCTAACTGCTGGTCATGCTAAAGTTTTAATTGGTCTAGATAAAGATACTCAAAATCTTGTAGCTGATTCTATAATAGGACAGAAGCTTACAGTAAGAGAGACAGAAAAGCTTGTTAGTGAACTGAAAAACCCACCAAAAAAAGAAAACAAAGAAAAAAAAGAATTTAATTTCAATCTACAACCATTAAATGATTTGGCAATTTCATTGAAAAAAGATAAAATAAAAGTTAAGATAGATAAAAATTTTATCAAAATAGAGTTTGCAAATCAGGAACAAATAGAACAAATTTCAAAATATTTTCAAAAATCATAA
- a CDS encoding ParA family protein — MTEIIAIANQKGGVGKTTTAVNLSAALALKNKRVLLIDADPQANATTSLGFHRDTYEYNIYHVMLGTKELSEILLDTEIPNLKVAPSNIGLVGIEKEFYKELKDRELILKRKIDLIKSEYDYIIIDSPPALGPITINTLSAATSVLIPIQCEFFALEGLAQLLNTIKLVKQTINRPLQIKGFLPTMYSDQNNLSKQVFADLAQHFESKLFKINDTSYVVIPRNVKLAESPSFGKPIMLYDASASGTKAYTNLANAIAG; from the coding sequence ATGACAGAGATAATAGCAATAGCAAACCAAAAAGGTGGTGTAGGAAAAACTACAACTGCCGTAAATTTAAGTGCAGCACTTGCCCTTAAAAACAAAAGAGTACTTCTTATTGATGCAGATCCACAAGCTAATGCAACTACAAGTTTAGGATTTCATAGAGATACTTATGAATACAATATATATCATGTAATGCTAGGGACTAAAGAACTTTCTGAAATATTACTTGATACTGAAATCCCAAATTTAAAAGTAGCACCTTCAAATATTGGACTTGTTGGTATAGAAAAAGAGTTTTATAAAGAGTTAAAAGATAGAGAACTTATTTTAAAAAGAAAAATTGACTTAATTAAATCAGAGTATGACTATATAATCATTGATTCACCACCAGCACTTGGACCAATAACAATTAATACGCTAAGTGCAGCTACATCGGTATTAATACCAATACAGTGTGAATTTTTTGCTTTAGAAGGTTTGGCACAATTATTAAATACTATTAAACTAGTTAAACAAACTATAAATAGACCTCTTCAAATAAAAGGTTTCTTACCAACAATGTATAGTGATCAAAATAATTTGTCAAAACAAGTATTTGCAGATCTTGCTCAGCACTTTGAAAGTAAACTTTTTAAAATAAATGATACTTCATATGTTGTAATACCTAGAAATGTAAAGCTTGCTGAAAGTCCAAGTTTTGGAAAACCAATAATGCTGTATGATGCAAGTGCAAGTGGTACAAAAGCATATACAAATTTAGCTAATGCTATAGCTGGATAG
- a CDS encoding biotin--[acetyl-CoA-carboxylase] ligase — protein MEIIYLEEVDSTQLYLKELISKNSLYQDIAVVSLNQTKGIGSRNNFWSSTKGNLSFSFTKSTSNLPSDLKLQSASIYFSFLLKELFSNKGSQIWLKWPNDFYIGTKKIGGTITNLVDDVLVCGIGINIEEISDEYGVLDIKIDILETLNEYFSILENKIPWKEIFSLYKIEYELSKNFQVTLKNRKISLRDSILCEDGSIVLENEKVYSLR, from the coding sequence TTGGAGATTATCTATCTTGAAGAAGTTGATTCTACACAACTATATTTAAAAGAATTAATTTCAAAAAACTCTTTATATCAAGATATTGCTGTCGTCTCACTCAATCAAACTAAAGGTATTGGAAGTAGAAATAACTTTTGGTCTAGTACGAAAGGAAATTTAAGTTTTTCATTTACTAAATCAACAAGTAATTTACCAAGCGATCTTAAATTACAAAGTGCATCAATATATTTTAGTTTTCTATTAAAAGAACTTTTTTCTAATAAAGGTTCACAAATTTGGCTAAAATGGCCAAATGACTTTTATATTGGCACTAAAAAAATTGGTGGAACTATTACAAATTTAGTAGATGATGTTTTAGTATGTGGAATAGGTATTAATATTGAAGAAATTAGTGATGAATATGGGGTTTTAGATATAAAAATTGATATATTAGAAACTTTAAATGAGTACTTTTCTATTTTGGAAAATAAAATCCCATGGAAGGAAATTTTCAGTCTATATAAGATAGAATACGAGTTGAGTAAAAATTTTCAGGTAACTTTAAAAAATCGAAAAATAAGTTTAAGAGATTCAATTCTTTGTGAAGATGGATCTATTGTATTAGAAAATGAAAAGGTGTATAGTTTAAGATGA
- the fmt gene encoding methionyl-tRNA formyltransferase: protein MKRIVFMGTPDYATIILDTIIKNNFDVVALFTQPDKPVGRKQILTPPHIKNYAIENNLQFPIYQPTKLRDIENIEIIKALKPDFIVVAAYGQILPKEILDIAPCINLHASLLPLYRGASPIQEALLNSDAYTGVTAMLMDIGLDSGDILGYQYIKIDDSYDVMKLFEDLSQSAANLTISVLDNFSRLQNKKQNLVDVSYCKKIKKTDGEVEFENARSLLSKYKAYKSWPEIYLPSGLKLKDIQLVDTDSSNNKGEILEVAKDYIIVGCIKGKLKIKFVQPQSKQSMNVVDYIRGKRLNIGDYLS, encoded by the coding sequence GTGAAGAGAATTGTTTTTATGGGGACACCAGATTATGCTACTATTATTTTAGATACAATCATCAAAAATAATTTTGATGTGGTAGCACTTTTTACTCAGCCAGACAAACCTGTTGGTCGGAAACAAATACTAACTCCACCACATATCAAAAACTATGCGATAGAAAATAATCTGCAATTTCCTATTTACCAGCCAACTAAACTAAGAGATATTGAAAATATAGAGATTATTAAAGCTTTAAAACCTGATTTCATAGTTGTAGCAGCTTATGGGCAAATACTACCAAAAGAGATATTAGATATTGCACCTTGTATAAATCTTCATGCCTCATTATTACCTTTATATAGGGGGGCATCTCCTATACAAGAGGCTTTATTAAATAGTGATGCTTATACAGGTGTTACAGCTATGCTTATGGATATTGGACTTGATAGCGGTGATATTTTGGGATATCAATATATTAAAATAGATGACTCATATGATGTGATGAAATTATTTGAAGACTTATCACAAAGTGCGGCAAATCTTACAATAAGTGTTTTGGATAACTTTTCAAGATTACAAAATAAAAAACAAAATTTAGTTGATGTAAGTTACTGCAAAAAGATAAAAAAAACAGATGGTGAAGTAGAATTTGAAAATGCTAGAAGTTTGTTATCAAAATATAAAGCATATAAAAGTTGGCCTGAAATTTATTTGCCAAGTGGATTAAAATTGAAAGATATTCAACTTGTTGATACTGATTCATCAAATAATAAAGGTGAGATCTTAGAAGTAGCTAAAGATTATATAATCGTCGGATGTATTAAAGGTAAACTAAAAATCAAATTTGTTCAGCCTCAATCAAAACAAAGTATGAATGTGGTTGACTATATTAGAGGAAAAAGGTTAAATATTGGAGATTATCTATCTTGA
- the proB gene encoding glutamate 5-kinase yields the protein MKRIVLKVGSAVLTQDGKLALDRLQNLVDFIAKLKSYYEVVLVTSGAVAAGYTALKLDKKVVSNKQALASIGQPMLMKEYQKRFNECDVICSQLLLTADDFDSRKRTIHAKNAIETLLTHKVLPIINENDVTATDELVFGDNDQLAAHVTYYFEADMLVILTDIDGYYDDNPHTNSNAKLQKIVTSIAEDELSMIHSPNNEFATGGIVTKLKAANFLLQKDKQMFLTSGFDLTYAKEYLIDGVHNRGTLFVR from the coding sequence ATGAAAAGAATTGTACTAAAAGTAGGTAGTGCGGTTTTAACACAAGATGGAAAGCTTGCACTTGATAGATTACAAAATTTAGTTGATTTTATTGCAAAGCTTAAAAGTTATTATGAAGTGGTACTTGTTACTTCAGGTGCAGTAGCTGCAGGTTATACTGCACTTAAACTTGATAAAAAAGTTGTATCAAATAAACAAGCCCTAGCATCTATTGGACAACCAATGCTTATGAAAGAGTACCAAAAAAGGTTTAATGAGTGTGATGTAATATGTTCGCAGTTGCTTTTAACTGCCGATGACTTTGATTCTAGAAAAAGAACTATTCATGCAAAAAATGCAATTGAAACTTTACTTACTCATAAGGTATTGCCTATTATTAATGAAAATGATGTAACAGCAACAGATGAACTAGTTTTTGGTGATAATGACCAATTGGCTGCACATGTTACTTATTATTTTGAAGCGGATATGCTTGTAATTTTAACAGATATCGATGGTTATTATGATGATAATCCACATACGAATTCTAATGCAAAACTACAAAAAATTGTTACTTCAATTGCAGAAGATGAATTAAGTATGATACATTCACCTAATAATGAGTTTGCAACTGGCGGAATAGTAACAAAATTAAAAGCTGCAAATTTTTTATTACAAAAAGATAAACAAATGTTTTTAACAAGTGGATTTGATTTAACTTATGCAAAAGAGTATTTAATAGATGGTGTCCACAACAGGGGAACACTCTTTGTTAGGTAA
- the obgE gene encoding GTPase ObgE codes for MFVDSIKIKLSSGKGGAGCASFRREKFIIKGGPDGGDGGRGGNVYFMVDNNTDTLSWYKGKSHLKAENGQAGMGRQKYGKYGENLYLKVPLGTQVVDDETNEVLLDLIEPTTEPILFLEGGKGGLGNVHFKNSTNQRPTYAQPGLPGVSKDIRLELKLIADVGLVGYPNVGKSTLVSTVSNARPQVANYEFTTLTPSLGVVDIGEYDSFVMADIPGIIEGASDGKGLGLEFLKHIERTKTLLFVIDIANYRDIMEQYNTLKIEVEKFSPELSTRRFAVAFSKVDTMTPEEANKVISDFIKALNLDVFEENEKIKGNFYLQDYKSPTFKYDNSKPFFVMGMSSATTYNILPLKNTLYDLIKL; via the coding sequence ATGTTTGTAGATAGTATTAAAATTAAACTAAGTTCTGGTAAAGGTGGGGCAGGATGTGCTTCATTTAGGAGAGAAAAGTTTATTATAAAAGGTGGACCTGACGGTGGTGATGGTGGAAGAGGTGGTAATGTCTACTTCATGGTAGATAATAACACAGATACATTATCATGGTATAAGGGAAAATCTCATTTAAAAGCAGAAAATGGTCAAGCTGGAATGGGAAGACAAAAATATGGTAAATATGGTGAAAATCTATATCTAAAAGTTCCTCTTGGTACTCAAGTTGTTGATGATGAAACAAATGAAGTTTTACTTGATTTAATTGAGCCTACAACTGAGCCAATACTTTTTCTTGAAGGTGGTAAAGGTGGACTTGGAAATGTTCACTTTAAAAACTCAACAAATCAAAGACCAACTTATGCCCAGCCTGGACTCCCTGGAGTTAGCAAAGATATAAGGTTAGAACTAAAACTTATTGCTGATGTTGGATTGGTTGGATATCCAAATGTAGGGAAATCTACATTAGTATCAACAGTATCTAATGCAAGACCACAAGTTGCTAATTATGAATTTACAACATTAACTCCAAGTTTAGGGGTTGTGGACATTGGTGAGTATGACTCATTTGTTATGGCAGATATACCAGGTATAATTGAAGGTGCTAGTGATGGTAAAGGATTGGGATTAGAGTTTTTAAAACATATTGAAAGAACAAAAACACTATTATTTGTGATAGATATTGCAAATTATCGTGACATAATGGAACAATACAATACTTTAAAAATTGAAGTTGAAAAATTCTCTCCTGAGCTAAGCACAAGAAGATTTGCAGTAGCATTTAGTAAAGTTGATACTATGACTCCTGAGGAAGCAAATAAAGTGATTAGTGATTTTATAAAAGCACTTAATTTAGATGTATTTGAAGAAAATGAAAAAATAAAAGGTAATTTTTATCTACAAGATTATAAATCACCAACATTTAAGTATGATAATTCAAAACCATTTTTTGTGATGGGTATGTCTTCAGCAACAACATATAATATACTTCCATTAAAAAATACTTTATATGATTTAATTAAACTCTAA
- the rpmA gene encoding 50S ribosomal protein L27, whose amino-acid sequence MAHKKGQGSTQNNRDSAGRRLGVKKFGGEVVRAGNIIIRQRGTKVHPGANVGIGKDHTIFALIDGEVKFEIKDKNRKKVSVYAAS is encoded by the coding sequence ATGGCTCATAAGAAAGGTCAAGGTAGTACACAGAACAATAGAGACTCAGCTGGTAGAAGGCTTGGAGTTAAGAAATTCGGTGGAGAAGTAGTAAGAGCTGGAAATATCATTATTAGACAAAGAGGAACAAAAGTTCATCCTGGTGCTAATGTAGGTATTGGTAAAGATCATACTATTTTTGCATTGATTGATGGTGAAGTAAAATTTGAAATTAAAGATAAAAACAGAAAAAAAGTTTCTGTTTATGCAGCTTCGTAA